The following is a genomic window from Mycolicibacterium sp. TY81.
GTGCACAAGCGGCCGCGCGAGGTGCGCCTCGTCGACAACCTGCCCCGCAACGCGATGGGCAAGGTGCAGAAGAAGCTCCTCGTCTAGCGGCTAGGGCAGCCGGCTGGCCGGTCCGTTCTCGGTCTCCGGCTGGATCAGCCGGAAGTGAGATTCGCTGCGCTGCATGTGCCGTCGCTGGTAGTCGCCCTCGATGTGCTTGCCGTCGACCGTGCCGGTCAACATCAGCCGGTCGGGACCGTCCAGGCGAAAGTTCAGCACGGTGGGCGGATCCGATTCGTGCTTCTTGATCTCCAGTCGGTCGCCGCGAATCTCGAACTGGTAGACGGTCACGTAGCCCGCCGGGACCTGGGTGACGAAGCTCGTGTAGTCGCCGACCCGGTCGGCGATCGCGACATTCGTCCACGGCGCCGGCGAGGTCTGCTGCAGCGTCGCCTGTTGGCCTTCCACCGTGAATGACGTTGCGCGCCAGACCCCGTCGATGTCCGATTCCCTGTGCCGAATTTGCTGGTAGGTAACGACGCCGAACGTCGCGACCAGCACGGTGACGACGCCCGCGATGGTGAACTTCGCCACGGTGCCGGTCCGGCGCAACCACCGCCTGTCCGAACCCAACGCCGGCCACAGCACGACCGGTTCGGAAGTGCCACGCTGGAATACCGTTTGAGCCAGGCTCTGCCAGTACGGCGTGGTGATCGCGACGGCGATGAACAACAGCGCGCCCGACACCAGCTTCACCGGGACGTCGTAGAAGAGGTTGAGCAGGAACACCTGGCCCATGGCCACGATGGCGATCAGCGCGCCCAGCAGCCACGTTCGCCGCCACAGCAAGAGGACACCGGCGACGAACTCGACCAGACCGGTGGCCATCGAGTAGGGGTCCGAGGCGCCCATGAAGCCCCACAAGGTGTTCATCATGGTGACGTCGCCGACCATCTGGATCTGGTAGCCGGGCAGCATCATGTAGGCCATCTGCGTCGGAATGAGCTTGGCCAGACCGTAGAGCAGCATCGAGACGGCCAGCCCGAACCGGGCGAACACCAGCAGCAGTGCGGCGAGGCTGCGGTAGTTGGGCCGTTGCCGGTCCAGCGCAGTCCACACCGCGGTGATCACCAGTGCCACCAGGATCCAGCCGAGGTGCAGGCACCACTCCGCCATCGAATCAGCGCCACCGTTGATGTTCAGGTACGCGCCCTCGCCGCGGGTGACGAAACTGCCCAGGTTTGCGAGCCCTTGAAGAAGCGGGGCCATCAAGACGCTCAGGCCCAGATTGCCGTAGACCGAGAGGATCAGGATTCCGCCGCCGATGGTGAAAAACAGCCGGAAAGCCAGCTTCTGTGCGCCGGTCCATTCGGGCGCCGAGGTCTCGTCGGAGTCGGTGGGTGCCAAGGTGTCCGCGTCGCCGGTCGTCGTGCTCACCGGATTGACGCTAGCGATGAATGTGCGCCGATGTCCCTGGGGGAAAACCTCCAACTTCCCGGCGGGAATGCCGCACGTCTTCACGGCCTTGTAGATCGCATGCAACTCACAGACGAAGCCCGCGCCCTGATCGGGGATGGGGCCAACGCGACGCTGGTGACTCTGAATGCCGATGGCAGCCCGCAGGTTTCGGTGGTGTGGGTCGAACTGCAAGGTGACGAGCTGGTCAGCGCGCACCTCGCCGACTACAAGAAGCTGCGCAACATGCGTCGCGACCCCAGGGTCGCGGTCACCATCGTCGGCACCGACCGCGGCGCCGCATCGGTGAACCCCTACCTCGCGATCAGTGGCACTGCCCGCATCGTCGAGGGCGGGGCACCCGAGGTGCTGACCCGGCTGACCAACGTGATGGCGCCGGACTTCAACGGCCAGTTCCCACCGGCCGGCGCGCCACCCGGGTACCTCACCCGCATCACCATCGAGAAGGTGACGGGCGTCGGCCCCTGGGCCTGAAAAAGCCGAGCCTGAGCCGGTACACCGGCTCAGGCTCGGCTGGCAGAACTAGTTGGCGTGCAGCGCCTCGTTGAGCGTGATGCCGGTGCCGTCGCGCTTGACGACCTCGACCGCGCCGCTGACCGAGTTCCGGCGGAACAGCAGGTTGTTCGAGCCGGAGAGCTCCTTGGCCTTGACGGTCTGGCCGTCGGCGGTGGTCACCTTGGTGCCGCCGGTGACGTACAGGCCGGCCTCGATGACGCAGTCGTCGCCGAGTGAGATGCCCAGGCCGGCGTTGGCGCCCAGCAGGCAGCGCTTGCCCACCGAGATGACTTCCTTGCCGCCGCCGGACAGCGTGCCCATGATCGACGCGCCGCCGCCGACGTCGGAGCCGTCATCGACGACGACGCCCGCGGAGATGCGGCCCTCGACCATCGAGGTGCCCAACGTGCCGGCATTGAAGTTGACGAAGCCTTCGTGCATGACGGTGGTGCCCGACGCCAGGTGCGCGCCCAGGCGGACGCGGTCGGCGTCGGCGATGCGCACGCCGGTCGGCAGCACGTAGTCGACCATGCGGGGGAACTTGTCGACGCCGAACACGGTGACGGTGCCACGACGACGCAGCTTGGCGCGGACGGTCTCGAAGCCCTCGACCGCGCAGGGGCCGAAGTTGGTCCACACCACGTTGGTCAGCAGGCCGAAGATGCCGTCCATGTTGGCGCCGTGGGGCGCGACGAGACAGTGCGACAGCAGGTGCAGCCGCAGGTAGGCGTCGTGCGCGTCGGCGGGCTTGTCGTCGAGCGAGGCGATGGTGGTGCGCACGATCTCGGTGCGCACGCCGCGGTCCTCATCGGTGCCGACGAGGGCTTCCAGCTCAGCGGGGACCGGGCCGGCCGCGGCGTCGGCGTTCAGTTCGGGTGCCGGGAACCAGGTGTCGAGGACGGTTCCGTCGGCGGTGATGGTGGCGATGCCGATGCCAGATGCAGAAGTCACGTTGGCCAAGGTTACTGAACCAGCGCTGAGCTGGGGTCACCACCCACAAGCGGGAGGTGACCCCAGCTCAGTGGGGGAGCCGGCTCACTGCAGGTGATGGACCTCCTGCAGGCCGTAGACCGGTGTCGGGATGCCCTCGTACCGGGCCTTGAGCTGCAGCGCCAGGTACAGCGAGTAGTGCCGCGACTGGTGCAGGTTGCCGCCGTGGAACCACAGGTTCTCCTGCTGCGTCGGCTTCCACATGTTGCGCTGCTCGCCCTCCCACGGGCCGGGGTCTTTGGCGGTCCCGCTGCCCAGGCCCCACACCTTGCCGACGCGGTCGGCGATCTCCTGGCCCATCAGGTCGGCGGCCCAGCCGTTCATCGAGCCGTAGCCTGTCGCATAGACGACGACGTCGGCCGGCAGTTCGGTGCCGTCGGCCAGCACCACCGCGTTCTCGGTCAGGTGCGACACCTGGCCGTGCGCCAGCTTGATCTTCCCGTCGGCCACCAGCTCGCACGCGCCGACGTCGATGTAGTAGCCCGAGCCGCGGCGCAGGTACTTCATGAACAGCCCGGAGTCGTCGTCGCCGAAGTCCAGCTCGAACCCGGCGGCCTCCAGCCGGTCGTAGAAGTCCTTGTCCCGCACCCGGATTGCGTCGTAGATCGGCCGCTGGAAGTCGGCCATGATGGCGTACGGCAGCGACGCGAACGTCAGGTCGGCCTTCTCGGTCGTCATGCCCGCGGCCACCGCGCGCTCCGAGTACAGGTCGCCGAGACCGAGCTCCATCAGTGAATCCGACTTGACGATGTGCGTCGACGAGCGCTGCAGCATCGTCACGTCGACGCCGTTCTCGTACAGCGCTTTACAGATGTCGTGTGCTGAGTTGTTGGAACCCACCACCACGACCTTCTTGCCGACGTAGCGGTCCGGCCCGGGGTGCTGACTCGAGTGGTGCTGTTCCCCGGCGAAGATGTCCTGGCCGGGCAGCGTCGGGATGCTGGGCTTGCCGGACATGCCGGTCGCCAGCACCAGCTGTGTCGGGTGCAGCGTCATGCGCTCACCGTCGCGATTGACCTCGACGGTCCACCGGCCCGCTTCGGAATCGTAAGTGGCCGAAAGGCATTCGGTGCGCGACCAGTACGGCACCTCCATCACCTTGGTGTAGAACTCCAGCCAGTCGCCGACCTTGTCCTTCGGCGCGAATACCGGCCAGTTGGCCGGGAACGGCAGGTAGGGCAGGTGGTCGTACCAGACGGGGTCGTGCAGGCACAGCGACTTGTAGCGCTTGCGCCACTGGTCGCCGGGCCGCTCGTGCTTGTCGACGACGATGGACGGCACGCCGAGTTGCCGTAGCCGCGCACCCAGGGCGATGCCGCCCTGGCCACCGCCGATCACCAGCACGTAGGGCTGCTTCTCGCGTCCCAGTGTGGCCTCTTCCTCGGCGCGCTTCTCGGCCCACGAGCGCGGGTCGGGATCGGATCCGTGCACGGCGCCGAGCACGCGCGTTGCGCCCTTGCGCTCCTCGTGTCCCTTGAGTTCCTGCAGCGTCGTCAGCAGCGTCCAGCCTTCGTCGCCGCGCAGCCGCAGGTGTCCCGAGCCGCGCCCGGTGGCCGTCTCGAACTCGATGAACGCCGACGTCACGTCGCCGTCGGCGGTGGCGGGTTCGCGGGTCCGGAAGCCGGACGGGGTGGTGTCGGCCAGCCGGGTGCGCAGCATGTCCGCGATCTGGTCGCGACCCTCGACGGTCTTGATGTTCCAGGTGAAGGCGACGAGGTCGCGCCAGAAGCTGTCGACGGCGAACATCCCGACGACACCGTCGATGTCCTGTGCGGCCAGCGCCGCCTCGAAGTTGGCGAGCCAGGTCTCGACGCGCTGCTGCGGTGAGACGGCGGTAGTTGGTTCCAGTGTTGCGGTCATGTGACTCAGGACACAGCCAGAGCGCAACCTCGGACAAGAGTTGCACCAGGTTGCAGCGTTGCAACCTCCTGCAACTCTGTCGAGGTGTGGCCGCGGTCACATACAACTGGTCGCATGAGAGCAGCTGTCTACTACGGTCCCAACAAAGTCTCGGTCGAGGACGTCGCCATCCCGGCGCCAGGCCCAGGCCAGGTGCAACTGCAGATCGGCTTCAACGGTATCTGCGGCACTGACCTCCACGAGTACTACGCCGGCCCCATCTTCGTCCCCACGCAGCCGCATCCCCTGACCCATCAGGAGTTGCCGCTCACGTTGGGCCACGAGTTCTCCGGCACCATCACCGCCGTCGGCGCCGGCGTCACGGGCTGGCGTGAGGACGACCGGGTGGCCGTCGAACCGATCTACAAATGCGGCCACTGCGGCCCATGCGCGGCCGGCAATTACAACGTCTGTCAGCAGATCGGCTTCCACGGCCTGATGTCCGACGGCGGCATGGCCGAGTACACCGTGGTGCCGACGAACATGCTGCACCGGCTGCCCGACAACGTCTCGCTGGAACTCGGTGCGCTCGTCGAACCGATGTCGGTGGCCTACCATGCGGCGACGCTCGGTGACGTCAAACCCGGTGATACCGCGATGGTATTCGGCGCAGGTCCCATCGGCATCGGATTGTGGTTCGCCTTGCGCGGCAAGGGACTTCAGGAGATCTTCGTCGTCGAGCCGTCGCCGACGCGGCGGGCCGCCATCGAAGCACTCGGTGCCGTCACGCTCGACCCGACGGTCACCGACGTGCCCGGCTTCATCGCCGACCACACCTACGGCGCCGGGGCCGACGCGGCGTTCGACGCCGCCGGCGTCACTCCCGCGGTGGAGACGGCACTGGCCTGCGTCGGCTCCCGCAAGCCGATGGTCAGCGTCGCGATCTACGAAAAGCCGCTGCAGACACCACTTTTGAACCTGGTTATGAACGAATCCCGTATCCAGGGCTCGCTGTGTTACACCGGCGCCGACTTCGAGGCCGTCATCGCGTTGATGGCGCAGGGCGCCTACGACACCAGCGGATGGGTGGCGCAGATTCCGATCGGTGATGTGGTCGCCGAAGGATTCGAGGCCCTGCATGCGGGGAACAAGATGAAGGTTCTGGTCGACCCGACGCGATGAGCGGAGAAACAGCAATGACATTGGCAGGAAAGGTAGCCCTGGTCACCGGGGCCGGACGTGGCATCGGGCGCGGTATCGCGCTGCGGCTCGCGCGTGACGGCGCAGAAGTTGCGCTCGTCGACGTCGAGGCCGATCCGCTGGCGGAGGTGGCCGCCGAGGTATCCGAGATCGGCTGCAAATTCACCACTTTCGTCGCTGACGTCAGTCAGCGGGATCAGGTGTTCGCCGCAGTCGACTATGTGGCAACCGAACTCGGCGGCCTCGACATCATGGTCAACAACGCCGGTGTCGCGTTGGTGGGCCCGCTCGCCGACGTCACGCCCGAGGATCTGCAACGGTTGTGGTCGATCAACGTCGACGGCGTGCTGTGGGGCATCCAGGCCGCCGTGGCGAAATTCAAGGAACTCGGGAACCAGGCGGACGGCAAGATCAGCAAGATCATCAACGCCTCGTCGATCGCCGGGCACGACGGCTTCGCCATGCTCGGGCCGTACAGCGCCACCAAATTCGCCGTGCGCGCCCTGACCCAGGCCGCCGCCAAGGAGCACGCCGCCGACGGCATCACCGTCAACGCCTACTGCCCCGGAGTGGTGGGCACCGACATGTGGGTCGAGATCGACAAGCGCTTCGCCGAACTCACCGGCGCTCCGGTCGGCGAGACGTACGCGAAGTTCGTCGGCGGGATAGCCCTGGGCCGTGCGGAAACACCGGATGACGTCGCCGGGTTCGTCTCGTACCTGGCCGGACCCGATGCCGACTACATGACAGGGCAGGCCGGTCTGATCGACGGCGGTCTGGTTTATCGCTGACATGCGGAGCACAATCGGCGATGATGCAGAGCCCGGCCGTGCCTGAACCAGCGGTAGCAGTTGGTGAGGACCCGCGCAGTTACGCGCGGTTGATGTCGGCTGTCTACGACGCGACCATGTCCGGAGGGCGGGCCCCGGCGCGGCCCCGGGACGTGATCGGCGAGTCGTGGCAGCGGATGCTGGCCCGCGGCGTCAACCCCGACACCCACATCCCGCCGGTCATCGAAGCGTCCGGGCTGGATGCGCTGCGCAAGTCATCGGGTCTGCTCGCCGTGCTCGACGACGTGTCACGCGGACTGGAATCCATTGTTGCCGAAGGGGACAACATCCTGGTGCTGGCCGACGCGCGGGGCCGGGTGCTGTGGCGGTCCGGGTCCGCGGCCGTGCTCGGCAAAGCCGACCGGCTCGGCTTCGTCGAGGGCGCCAACTGGGGCGAGGGTGCCGTCGGCACCAACGCCATCGGGACCGCGCTGGCGTCCAACCGGGCGGTGCAGGTGTTCTCCGCCGAGCATTTCCTGCGCAGCCACCATGCCTGGACCTGCGCCGGCGCCCCGGTCCGCGACCCGCGCACCGGCCAGGTGATCGGCGTCGTCGACGTCTCCGGCCCGGCCGCGACGGTGCATCCCACCACCGTCGCGCTCGTCGACGCGGTGGCCCGGCTGGCCGAAGCGCACCTGCGCGAGCAGCACGAGGGGACGCTGAACCGGCTGCGGATGGTCGCCGCGCCGATCCTGGCCCGCATCGGCGCTCCCGCGCTGGCGGTCGACGCCGACGGCTGGGTCGCCGCCGTCGACCAGATGCCGCTGCACAACCGGATTCTGCTGCCCGACGAACTGGCCCCGGGGCGTGCCTGGATCCCGACCCTCGGGCGGTGCGACGTCGAGATTCTGCCCGGCGGATGGCTGGTCCGGCCATCGGTTGCCGCGGCCGACGACGACGCGACCGCCACCCGCGTCGTGCTGGACCTGCGCGGTGCGCCGGTGCTGGAGATGGCCGGGCAGTTCGGTGGGTGGCGCCACGACATCTCGCTGCGGCACGCCGAAATCCTGCTGGTGCTGGCGATCCACCGGAACGGGAGGTCGGCATCGGAACTCGCCGAGGACCTGTACGGCGACCGGAGTCGGGTGGTGACGGTGCGGGCCGAGCTGTCCCGGATGCGAAAGCAGTTGGCGGGCTTGATCCTTGGCAAGCCCTACCGGTTCGGCGACGACGCCGTCATCGACGTCCGCTACCCGGCCGACCGCTCGACGCTGCTCGGCGCCTCGACGGCACCGGCCATCCGGGCCCTGCGCGCCGTCGCTTGACTCGGCCCACCGACTAACCTGGCTGAATGCTGGATCTCACCGCCGACCCGATCGCTCTGACCGCCGCGCTGGTCGACATTCCCAGCGAATCGCGGCACGAGCAGCTCATCGCCGACGAGATCGAGACCGCGCTCAAGGCCCAGGCCCCGCATTTCGAGGTGATCCGCAACGGCGACGCCGTCCTGGCCCGCACCAACCTGGGCCGGCCGTCGCGCGTGCTGCTGGCCGGGCACACCGACACCGTCCCGGCCGCGGACAACCTGCCCAGTCGCCTCGTCGGCGAAGAACTCTGGGGCTGCGGTACCTCCGACATGAAGGCCGGCGACGCGGTGTTCCTGCATCTGGCCGCCACCGTCGCCGAGCCGACACACGACATCACCCTGGTCATGTACGACTGCGAGGAGATCGAGTCCAGCGCCAACGGCCTCGGCCGCATCGAACGTGAACTGCCCGACTGGCTCAAGGCCGACGTCGCCATCCTGGGTGAGCCCTCGGGCGGCCTCATCGAGGCCGGCTGCCAGGGCACCCTGCGCGTCATCGTCCACGCCACCGGTACCCGCGCACATTCGGCGCGATCGTGGCTGGGCGACAACGCGATTCACAAGCTCGGTGCCGTCCTCGACAGGTTGACGGGCTATCAGGCGCGGCAGGTGGACATCGACGGCTGCGTGTACCGCGAGGGCCTGTCCGCGGTCCGGATCGACGGCGGTATCGCCGGCAACGTCATCCCGGATGCCGGCTCGGTCACCGTCAACTTCCGGTTCGCCCCGGACCGCAGCGTCGAGCAGGCCCTCGCGCACGTCCACGAGGTGTTCGCCGGTCTCGACGTGCGCATCGAGCTCACCGACTCGGCCGCCGGTGCCCTGCCCGGTCTGACGCAGCCGGCCGCCGCCGCGCTGGTCGCCGCGGCCGGGGGACAGGTGCGGGCCAAGTACGGCTGGACCGACGTGGCCCGCTTTGCCGCCCTTGGCATTCCGGCCGTCAACTACGGGCCGGGCGACCCGAACCTCGCGCACAAGGTCGACGAGCGGGTGACGACGGCGGACATCACCGCGGTCACCGACATTCTGCGGCGGTACCTGACAAGTTGAGTAGCGTTCGCGTCGACAGCTGGATCTTCGCCGTCCGGATCACCAAGACCCGGTCCCTGGCCGCCGCGGCCTGCCGGGCCGGGCATGTGCGCGTCAACGGCGTCACGGTGAAGCCGGCGCAGCTGGTCGGTCCGGGTGACGAGGTTCGGGTGCGGCTCGAGGGCCGCGAGCGCATCGTCGAGGTCATCCGGCCCATCGCCAAGCGGGTCGGCGCGGCCGTCGTCCCCGAATGCCTGATCGACCGCAGTCCGCCGCCACCGGCCAAAGAGACGATGCCTGCCGTGCCCGTCCGCGACCGGGGCGCCGGCCGGCCCACGAAACGTGAACGGCGGCAGCTGGATCAGCTGCGCGGGTACTGAGGAGAGATTAATCAGTTGCGCCCCTGAGTACTGTGGGTCTTGCAACTGCTGTCAACCGAGGTGGGCCGAAAACATGCTGGGAGAAGACATCTCCGGATAACCGGAGTACGCCCTCGCCCTGTCACTCTCACGAGAGCTTTTGCATGTCTTCCATTACGTGTTCTCATTTATCGTTCTCCTGGCCCGACGACACCGAGCTGTTCTCGGACTTGTCGTTCACCGTGGGCGCCGGCCATACCGGACTCGTCGCCCCCAACGGCGCCGGTAAGAGCACACTGCTCAAACTCATCGCCGGAGAGCTACAACCGACCGGCGGCAGCGTCACCGTCGACGGTTCCCTCGGCTACCTGCCGCAGACGCTGCCGTTCGCGACCGACCTGACCGTCGCCGAAATACTCTGCGTGGCAGCCATATTGGCGGCCCTGACGGCACTGGCGGACGGCGATGCCTCCGAGGCGGTGTTCACCGCCATCGGCGATGACTGGGACATCGAGGAACGCAGTACCGCGCAACTGGCACGGCTCGGCCTCGACGTCCCCCTCGACCGGGTGCTCGGCACCCTGTCCGGTGGAGAGGTCGTCACGCTCGGGCTGGCCGCGCAATTGCTCCGGCGTCCCGCTGTTCTGCTGCTCGACGAGCCCACCAACAACCTGGATTCCGCTGCGCGGCAACGGCTGTACGACGAGCTGGACCGCTACCCGGGCACCCTGTTGTTGATCAGCCACGACCGTGCGTTGCTCGACCGCATGGACCGCATCGCCGAACTGCGCGACGGCGATGTCCAGTTCTACGGCGGCAATTTCACGGCCTACCAGGACGCGGTCGCCGAGGCGCAACGTGCCGCGGTTGACGAGATGCGCAACGCGGAGTCGCAACTCAAACTCCAGAAGCGCCAGATGCAGCAGGCCCGGGAGCGCGCCGCCCGCCGGGCCGGCACGGCCGCCCGCAACCTCAAAGACGCGGGACTGCCGAAAATCATTGCCGGGAAACTCAAACGCAATGCTCAGGAATCGGCAGGTCGCGCCGACGAGGTCCACTCCCAGCGCGTCGACGATGCCCGGGCGCGCCTCGACGCCGCCGAGCGTGCGGTGCGCGACGACGACGTCATCGCCCTCGACCTGCCGGACACGGAAGTGCCCGCAGGCCGGACGGTGCTGAGCGCGGCCGGCCTGAACATCCAGCGCGGCGGCCGGACGTTGTTCGCCGGCAACGGAATCGACCTCGACATCCGTGGACCCGAGCGGATCGCCCTGACCGGCCGGAACGGTGCGGGCAAGTCGACGCTGCTCAAGATGATCAACGGCGACCTCGAACCCGACGCCGGAACCCTGATCCGAGGCGACGGCCGCATCGCCTACCTGTCGCAGCGCCTCGACCTGCTCGATGAGGAGCGCAGTGTCCTGGAGAACCTGATGGCCTGGGCGCCGACCCTCAGCATCACCCGCAGGCGGCATCTGCTGGCGCAGTTCCTGTTCCAGGACAACAGGATCGACCTACCGGTGTCGGTGCTGTCCGGCGGCGAGCGGCTGCGCGCCACACTGGCGTGCGTGCTGTACGCCGAACCGGCGCCGCACCTGCTGCTGCTCGACGAACCGACCAACAACCTGGACCTGGTCAGCGTCGCGCAGCTGGAGTCGGCGCTCAACGCCTACCGCGGCGCCTTCATCGTGGTCAGTCACGACGAGCGCTTCCTCGATGCGATCGGCATCGAGCGGCGGATGACGCTGGAGTGAAACCGGCGTGCACGGCTCCGCGTGTCGGCTCTCCTGCGGCGCTTGCGATTTGAAACTGTCAACATCGGCTGACAATGTCGGGTTTGGTGACAGCTCCGGGTCACCGGGTGAGGCCCCGGCCCCGATCTAGATGTCCTGCGGCCGGGTCTGGGCCGGACGCCGCGGCGGGGGAGCGGCGACGCCCGACGGACCGGCCGCCGGGTCCCCGCTCCCGTCGGCGGTGCCGCTTGCCGGACCGCGGTGCTCGACCGACAGGATCCGCTTGTCGTCGTCAC
Proteins encoded in this region:
- the abc-f gene encoding ribosomal protection-like ABC-F family protein, whose translation is MSSITCSHLSFSWPDDTELFSDLSFTVGAGHTGLVAPNGAGKSTLLKLIAGELQPTGGSVTVDGSLGYLPQTLPFATDLTVAEILCVAAILAALTALADGDASEAVFTAIGDDWDIEERSTAQLARLGLDVPLDRVLGTLSGGEVVTLGLAAQLLRRPAVLLLDEPTNNLDSAARQRLYDELDRYPGTLLLISHDRALLDRMDRIAELRDGDVQFYGGNFTAYQDAVAEAQRAAVDEMRNAESQLKLQKRQMQQARERAARRAGTAARNLKDAGLPKIIAGKLKRNAQESAGRADEVHSQRVDDARARLDAAERAVRDDDVIALDLPDTEVPAGRTVLSAAGLNIQRGGRTLFAGNGIDLDIRGPERIALTGRNGAGKSTLLKMINGDLEPDAGTLIRGDGRIAYLSQRLDLLDEERSVLENLMAWAPTLSITRRRHLLAQFLFQDNRIDLPVSVLSGGERLRATLACVLYAEPAPHLLLLDEPTNNLDLVSVAQLESALNAYRGAFIVVSHDERFLDAIGIERRMTLE
- the dapD gene encoding 2,3,4,5-tetrahydropyridine-2,6-dicarboxylate N-succinyltransferase — its product is MTSASGIGIATITADGTVLDTWFPAPELNADAAAGPVPAELEALVGTDEDRGVRTEIVRTTIASLDDKPADAHDAYLRLHLLSHCLVAPHGANMDGIFGLLTNVVWTNFGPCAVEGFETVRAKLRRRGTVTVFGVDKFPRMVDYVLPTGVRIADADRVRLGAHLASGTTVMHEGFVNFNAGTLGTSMVEGRISAGVVVDDGSDVGGGASIMGTLSGGGKEVISVGKRCLLGANAGLGISLGDDCVIEAGLYVTGGTKVTTADGQTVKAKELSGSNNLLFRRNSVSGAVEVVKRDGTGITLNEALHAN
- a CDS encoding NAD(P)/FAD-dependent oxidoreductase; the encoded protein is MTATLEPTTAVSPQQRVETWLANFEAALAAQDIDGVVGMFAVDSFWRDLVAFTWNIKTVEGRDQIADMLRTRLADTTPSGFRTREPATADGDVTSAFIEFETATGRGSGHLRLRGDEGWTLLTTLQELKGHEERKGATRVLGAVHGSDPDPRSWAEKRAEEEATLGREKQPYVLVIGGGQGGIALGARLRQLGVPSIVVDKHERPGDQWRKRYKSLCLHDPVWYDHLPYLPFPANWPVFAPKDKVGDWLEFYTKVMEVPYWSRTECLSATYDSEAGRWTVEVNRDGERMTLHPTQLVLATGMSGKPSIPTLPGQDIFAGEQHHSSQHPGPDRYVGKKVVVVGSNNSAHDICKALYENGVDVTMLQRSSTHIVKSDSLMELGLGDLYSERAVAAGMTTEKADLTFASLPYAIMADFQRPIYDAIRVRDKDFYDRLEAAGFELDFGDDDSGLFMKYLRRGSGYYIDVGACELVADGKIKLAHGQVSHLTENAVVLADGTELPADVVVYATGYGSMNGWAADLMGQEIADRVGKVWGLGSGTAKDPGPWEGEQRNMWKPTQQENLWFHGGNLHQSRHYSLYLALQLKARYEGIPTPVYGLQEVHHLQ
- a CDS encoding GAF domain-containing protein; protein product: MQSPAVPEPAVAVGEDPRSYARLMSAVYDATMSGGRAPARPRDVIGESWQRMLARGVNPDTHIPPVIEASGLDALRKSSGLLAVLDDVSRGLESIVAEGDNILVLADARGRVLWRSGSAAVLGKADRLGFVEGANWGEGAVGTNAIGTALASNRAVQVFSAEHFLRSHHAWTCAGAPVRDPRTGQVIGVVDVSGPAATVHPTTVALVDAVARLAEAHLREQHEGTLNRLRMVAAPILARIGAPALAVDADGWVAAVDQMPLHNRILLPDELAPGRAWIPTLGRCDVEILPGGWLVRPSVAAADDDATATRVVLDLRGAPVLEMAGQFGGWRHDISLRHAEILLVLAIHRNGRSASELAEDLYGDRSRVVTVRAELSRMRKQLAGLILGKPYRFGDDAVIDVRYPADRSTLLGASTAPAIRALRAVA
- a CDS encoding acetoin reductase codes for the protein MTLAGKVALVTGAGRGIGRGIALRLARDGAEVALVDVEADPLAEVAAEVSEIGCKFTTFVADVSQRDQVFAAVDYVATELGGLDIMVNNAGVALVGPLADVTPEDLQRLWSINVDGVLWGIQAAVAKFKELGNQADGKISKIINASSIAGHDGFAMLGPYSATKFAVRALTQAAAKEHAADGITVNAYCPGVVGTDMWVEIDKRFAELTGAPVGETYAKFVGGIALGRAETPDDVAGFVSYLAGPDADYMTGQAGLIDGGLVYR
- a CDS encoding RNA-binding S4 domain-containing protein gives rise to the protein MSSVRVDSWIFAVRITKTRSLAAAACRAGHVRVNGVTVKPAQLVGPGDEVRVRLEGRERIVEVIRPIAKRVGAAVVPECLIDRSPPPPAKETMPAVPVRDRGAGRPTKRERRQLDQLRGY
- a CDS encoding PPOX class F420-dependent oxidoreductase encodes the protein MQLTDEARALIGDGANATLVTLNADGSPQVSVVWVELQGDELVSAHLADYKKLRNMRRDPRVAVTIVGTDRGAASVNPYLAISGTARIVEGGAPEVLTRLTNVMAPDFNGQFPPAGAPPGYLTRITIEKVTGVGPWA
- the dapE gene encoding succinyl-diaminopimelate desuccinylase, translating into MLDLTADPIALTAALVDIPSESRHEQLIADEIETALKAQAPHFEVIRNGDAVLARTNLGRPSRVLLAGHTDTVPAADNLPSRLVGEELWGCGTSDMKAGDAVFLHLAATVAEPTHDITLVMYDCEEIESSANGLGRIERELPDWLKADVAILGEPSGGLIEAGCQGTLRVIVHATGTRAHSARSWLGDNAIHKLGAVLDRLTGYQARQVDIDGCVYREGLSAVRIDGGIAGNVIPDAGSVTVNFRFAPDRSVEQALAHVHEVFAGLDVRIELTDSAAGALPGLTQPAAAALVAAAGGQVRAKYGWTDVARFAALGIPAVNYGPGDPNLAHKVDERVTTADITAVTDILRRYLTS
- a CDS encoding 2,3-butanediol dehydrogenase, giving the protein MRAAVYYGPNKVSVEDVAIPAPGPGQVQLQIGFNGICGTDLHEYYAGPIFVPTQPHPLTHQELPLTLGHEFSGTITAVGAGVTGWREDDRVAVEPIYKCGHCGPCAAGNYNVCQQIGFHGLMSDGGMAEYTVVPTNMLHRLPDNVSLELGALVEPMSVAYHAATLGDVKPGDTAMVFGAGPIGIGLWFALRGKGLQEIFVVEPSPTRRAAIEALGAVTLDPTVTDVPGFIADHTYGAGADAAFDAAGVTPAVETALACVGSRKPMVSVAIYEKPLQTPLLNLVMNESRIQGSLCYTGADFEAVIALMAQGAYDTSGWVAQIPIGDVVAEGFEALHAGNKMKVLVDPTR